The Streptomyces venezuelae genomic interval GGCTTCGGGCCGTCCAACGTGGCCATGGCGTTGGCGCTCAGCGAGCACAACGCACAGGTCGACAGGGAGGAGGCGGTGACCGCGCACTTCTTCGAGCGGCAGCCGTCCTTCGGCTGGCACCGAGGCATGCTGATCGACGACGCGACCATGCAGGTGTCCTTCCTCAAGGACCTGGTGACGCTGCGGAACCCGGCGAGCGAGTACAGCTTCCTCTGCTACCTGCGGAGCAAGGGCCGACTGATCGACTTCGTCAACCACAAGAACCTCTTCCCGCTGCGCGTGGAGTTCCACGACTACTTCGAGTGGGCGGCGGCGAAGGTCGACGACATGGTCTCGTACGGCCACGAGATCATCGCCGTCGAACCCGTCGTCCAGGACGGCGTGGTGGAGTACCTGGAGGTCACGGCCCGCGCCGGCACGGAGCTCGTCGTGCACCGCGCCCGCAACCTCGTCCTCGGCACCGGGCTGCGCCCCCGCATGCCGGAGGGCATCGAGCGGAGCGAACGGGTCTGGCACAACTCCGAGCTGCTGGCCAAGGTGGACGGCCTGGAGGGCACCGCCCCCGAGCGCTTCGTCGTCGTGGGCGCCGGGCAGAGCGCCGCGGAGAACGTGGCCTATCTGCACCGCCGGTTCCCCGACGCCGAGATCTGCGCCGTCTTCTCCCGCTACGGCTACAGCCCCGCCGACGACAGCGCCTTCGCCAACCGCATCTTCGACCCCGAGGCGGTCGACGAGTACTTCACCGCCCCCGAGGACATCAAGCGCAAGCTGATGGAGTACCACGGCAACACCAACTACTCCGTGGTGGACATCGACCTCATCGACGACCTGTACCGGCAGTCGTACCAGGAGAAGGTCCTCGGCACCGAGCGGCTCCGCTTCCTCAACATCTCCCGGCTCGTCGGCGTCGAGGACGGCCCCGACGGGGCCCGTGCCACCGTCAAGTCCCTGGTCAGCGGCGAGGAGACGACACTCGACGCCGACGTGGTCGTGCTCGCCACCGGCTACAGCCCCGCCGACCCGCTCGGCCTCCTCGGCGACGTCGCCCGGCAGTGCCACCGCGACGAGCAGGGCCGGATCCGCGTCGCACGCGACTACCGCGTCGCCACCGA includes:
- a CDS encoding lysine N(6)-hydroxylase/L-ornithine N(5)-oxygenase family protein encodes the protein MSQVLPGDTPLVHDLIGIGFGPSNVAMALALSEHNAQVDREEAVTAHFFERQPSFGWHRGMLIDDATMQVSFLKDLVTLRNPASEYSFLCYLRSKGRLIDFVNHKNLFPLRVEFHDYFEWAAAKVDDMVSYGHEIIAVEPVVQDGVVEYLEVTARAGTELVVHRARNLVLGTGLRPRMPEGIERSERVWHNSELLAKVDGLEGTAPERFVVVGAGQSAAENVAYLHRRFPDAEICAVFSRYGYSPADDSAFANRIFDPEAVDEYFTAPEDIKRKLMEYHGNTNYSVVDIDLIDDLYRQSYQEKVLGTERLRFLNISRLVGVEDGPDGARATVKSLVSGEETTLDADVVVLATGYSPADPLGLLGDVARQCHRDEQGRIRVARDYRVATDPELRCGIYLQGGTEHTHGITSSLLSNTAIRVGEILESVVGHRQADVTASASSRVSASVPVPAPAGAAAPAVGEGRPVVDGVGTAR